Proteins encoded in a region of the Salvia splendens isolate huo1 unplaced genomic scaffold, SspV2 ctg173, whole genome shotgun sequence genome:
- the LOC121789208 gene encoding uncharacterized protein LOC121789208 — protein MSEARTNAPSAGGSQCTQGRSQYRRSSFRPCDRPRRSWSDREELILISALKELVATGWKSDNGFRGGYAQKIEEWLKNEFPTTDLKATPHIQSKITTWKRNYYSLSKILDRSGVGFNVHNDFKIDCSDDQWDQIVRQDPNARTMRHKAWPLWDDWKMIFGNDRATGGTAEGIGEAVANNTTDEAFTSIGESADYYPSFEDFLGSDQVQPGYTNEVVDDNSAQSGQNVAANTNAPPAPAPKKMTRKRKSCDDDSALLNLLSNLHAETNARLDKLTARIGYEIDLGQARKEIFRHLGNIPELTESQRYDLCDIIGKENSRLEIFTGLPDASKPGYVRRIIEKEGLN, from the exons ATGTCTGAGGCACGGACTAATGCACCTAGTGCCGGTGGCAGCCAATGCACCCAAG GCCGCAGTCAGTATCGCCGCTCAAGCTTCCGCCCGTGCGACCGCCCTCGCAGATCTTGGTCTGACCGTGAAGAGCTGATACTAATCTCCGCTTTGAAGGAACTTGTTGCCACAGGATGGAAGTCAGACAATGGCTTCCGAGGTGGATATGCACAAAAGATAGAGGAATGGTTGAAAAATGAGTTCCCAACTACTGATTTGAAGGCAACGCCACACATTCAATCCAAGATTACTACATGGAAAAGGAACTACTACTCGCTGTCCAAAATACTCGACCGTAGTGGGGTTGGCTTCAACGTACACAAtgatttcaaaattgattgCTCGGATGACCAATGGGATCAAATCGTGAGG CAAGATCCCAATGCCCGCACCATGCGCCACAAAGCTTGGCCTCTCTGGGATGATTGGAAGATGATATTTGGGAACGATAGGGCCACTGGAGGGACTGCTGAGGGTATTGGCGAGGCAGTGGCTAACAATACCACGGATGAGGCATTTACATCTATCGGGGAAAGTGCTGATTACTACCCAAGCTTTGAAGACTTTCTAGGGTCTGATCAAGTCCAACCCGGCTACACAAATGAAGTTGTTGATGACAACAGCGCTCAAAGTGGGCAGAACGTGGCTGCAAACACTAATGCGCCTCCTGCTCCTGCTCCAAAAAAAATGACTCGTAAACGCAAGAGCTGTGATGATGATTCTGCTTTGCTCAACCTCCTTAGCAACTTGCATGCTGAAACGAATGCACGTTTGGATAAGTTGACCGCTCGTATTGGTTATGAGATCGACTTGGGCCAAGCTAGGAAAGAGATCTTCCGTCATTTGGGAAACATCCCGGAGCTGACAGAGTCTCAGCGCTACGACCTCTGCGACATCATCGGTAAGGAGAACTCGAGGCTGGAAATCTTCACCGGCCTCCCTGACGCCTCAAAGCCGGGATATGTGAGGCGCATCATTGAGAAAGAAGGTCTTAATTAG
- the LOC121789207 gene encoding uncharacterized protein LOC121789207 isoform X2: MARIVRVPPSVNLMVEDILFLLRIQQIIILYLYLKRTRRFTRRVRNHQVRYSLIERIPPQVRHMNRLTAVSDVDCFSNLRMDRNAFGRLCILLRDRGGLRNGRFVLLEEQVAIFLGILAHHKKNRPSGFEFRRSGETISHYVHLVLKAVLKLHTILLPRPDPVTNNCVDPRWQHFKGCIGALDGTYINVLVRTLDKPRYRTRKGQIATNTLAACDRNMKFLYFLPGWEGSAGDSRVLRDAVTREGGLRVNKGTYYLCDNGYANSEGFLTPYKNVRYHLKEWGVGTQRPQNARELFNLRHTRARNIIERAFAVLKMRWGILRSATFYPIKIQIRLIMACFLLHNFVRGEMHNDPIEQHVDGDTQPLVDEEIHGDLEFVDQVEPTSEWNQMRDDLANSMWSNRANVDGN, encoded by the exons ATGGCCCGTATTGTTCGTGTACCCCCTTCCGTTAACCTGATGGTGGAAGATATACTTTTTTTGTTGCGTATTCAACAAATCATCATTCTGTACTTATACTTGAAAAGAACAAGGCGTTTTACACGTCGTGTAAGAAATCACCAAGTTAGGTATTCACTAATTGAGCGAATCCCTCCACAAGTGAGGCATATGAACAGGCTCACTGCAGTTAGTGATGTCGACTGTTTTTCGAACCTCCGTATGGATAGGAATGCATTTGGACGATTGTGTATTCTTTTAAGAGACCGTGGTGGACTACGgaatggtcgatttgtgttacTAGAGGAGCAAGTAGCAATTTTCCTAGGCATTTTAGCCCATCATAAGAAAAATAGACCTTCTGGATTTGAATTTCGTCGTTCGGGTGAAACCATTTCTCACTATGTGCATCTTGTACTTAAAGCGGTACTCAAGTTGCATACAATTTTATTGCCTCGGCCTGATCCGGTGACAAACAATTGTGTTGATCCACGATGGCAACACTTCAAG GGTTGTATTGGCGCTTTGGACGGCACTTACATAAATGTGCTCGTAAGGACCTTAGACAAGCCACGATATCGCACGCGAAAGGGCCAAATCGCGACCAATACTCTTGCTGCGTGTGACCGCAATATGAAGTTCTTATACTTTTTACCCGGGTGGGAGGGATCGGCGGGTGACTCTCGAGTGCTTAGGGATGCTGTCACTAGAGAAGGTGGATTGAGAGTAAACAAAG GAACTTATTATCTATGTGATAATGGATACGCAAACAGTGAAGGATTCCTTACTCCGTATAAAAACGTGCGCTATCATTTGAAGGAATGGGGAGTCGGGACCCAGCGTCCGCAAAATGCACGAGAATTGTTTAATCTAAGGCATACTAGAGCTCGTAACATAATTGAGAGGGCCTTTGCAGTGCTAAAGATGAGATGGGGTATCTTACGGAGTGCTACTTTCTATCCGATTAAGATCCAGATCCGGTTAATCATGGCATGCTTCCTGCTACACAATTTCGTACGGGGTGAGATGCACAATGATCCAATTGAGCAACACGTTGACGGAGATACACAACCTCTGGTCGATGAGGAGATTCATGGTGACCTAGAATTCGTAGATCAAGTAGAGCCAACTTCAGAATGGAACCAAATGCGGGATGACTTGGCTAACTCCATGTGGAGTAAT CGAGCCAATGTCGACGGTAACTGA
- the LOC121789207 gene encoding uncharacterized protein LOC121789207 isoform X1, whose translation MARIVRVPPSVNLMVEDILFLLRIQQIIILYLYLKRTRRFTRRVRNHQVRYSLIERIPPQVRHMNRLTAVSDVDCFSNLRMDRNAFGRLCILLRDRGGLRNGRFVLLEEQVAIFLGILAHHKKNRPSGFEFRRSGETISHYVHLVLKAVLKLHTILLPRPDPVTNNCVDPRWQHFKGCIGALDGTYINVLVRTLDKPRYRTRKGQIATNTLAACDRNMKFLYFLPGWEGSAGDSRVLRDAVTREGGLRVNKGTYYLCDNGYANSEGFLTPYKNVRYHLKEWGVGTQRPQNARELFNLRHTRARNIIERAFAVLKMRWGILRSATFYPIKIQIRLIMACFLLHNFVRGEMHNDPIEQHVDGDTQPLVDEEIHGDLEFVDQVEPTSEWNQMRDDLANSMWSNVCFYVTFPNLIWLILPRIVRLHLLYKQYLIVRLL comes from the exons ATGGCCCGTATTGTTCGTGTACCCCCTTCCGTTAACCTGATGGTGGAAGATATACTTTTTTTGTTGCGTATTCAACAAATCATCATTCTGTACTTATACTTGAAAAGAACAAGGCGTTTTACACGTCGTGTAAGAAATCACCAAGTTAGGTATTCACTAATTGAGCGAATCCCTCCACAAGTGAGGCATATGAACAGGCTCACTGCAGTTAGTGATGTCGACTGTTTTTCGAACCTCCGTATGGATAGGAATGCATTTGGACGATTGTGTATTCTTTTAAGAGACCGTGGTGGACTACGgaatggtcgatttgtgttacTAGAGGAGCAAGTAGCAATTTTCCTAGGCATTTTAGCCCATCATAAGAAAAATAGACCTTCTGGATTTGAATTTCGTCGTTCGGGTGAAACCATTTCTCACTATGTGCATCTTGTACTTAAAGCGGTACTCAAGTTGCATACAATTTTATTGCCTCGGCCTGATCCGGTGACAAACAATTGTGTTGATCCACGATGGCAACACTTCAAG GGTTGTATTGGCGCTTTGGACGGCACTTACATAAATGTGCTCGTAAGGACCTTAGACAAGCCACGATATCGCACGCGAAAGGGCCAAATCGCGACCAATACTCTTGCTGCGTGTGACCGCAATATGAAGTTCTTATACTTTTTACCCGGGTGGGAGGGATCGGCGGGTGACTCTCGAGTGCTTAGGGATGCTGTCACTAGAGAAGGTGGATTGAGAGTAAACAAAG GAACTTATTATCTATGTGATAATGGATACGCAAACAGTGAAGGATTCCTTACTCCGTATAAAAACGTGCGCTATCATTTGAAGGAATGGGGAGTCGGGACCCAGCGTCCGCAAAATGCACGAGAATTGTTTAATCTAAGGCATACTAGAGCTCGTAACATAATTGAGAGGGCCTTTGCAGTGCTAAAGATGAGATGGGGTATCTTACGGAGTGCTACTTTCTATCCGATTAAGATCCAGATCCGGTTAATCATGGCATGCTTCCTGCTACACAATTTCGTACGGGGTGAGATGCACAATGATCCAATTGAGCAACACGTTGACGGAGATACACAACCTCTGGTCGATGAGGAGATTCATGGTGACCTAGAATTCGTAGATCAAGTAGAGCCAACTTCAGAATGGAACCAAATGCGGGATGACTTGGCTAACTCCATGTGGAGTAATGTGTGTTTTTATGTGACTTTTCCAAATTTAATTTGGTTAATTTTGCCTAGAATTGTCAGATTACATCTGTTATATAAGCAGTATCTTATTGTGAggttattataa
- the LOC121789209 gene encoding short-chain dehydrogenase TIC 32, chloroplastic-like produces the protein MKFLAPIFDREKEDVDFGRRGPSGFSACSTAQDVTQGIDGSSLSAIVTGASSGIGQETARVLALRGVDVIMAVRNVESGKKVKETILKESPKAKIEVMELDLSSLASVRKFASEYNSLGLPLNLLINNAGVMATPFMLSQDNIEMQFATNHLGHFLLTNLLLENMKKTANESGKEGRIVIVSSEAHRYTYREGIRFDKINDSSSYNSMLAYGQSKLANVLHANELTRLFQEEGVKITANSLHPGAIATNLLRHHGIIEGLVNWVGKYFIKNIPQGAATTCYVALHPEVEGVSGKYFLNSNVGQPSNLSSDIQLAKKLWDFSLKMANS, from the exons ATGA AGTTCCTCGCTCCAATCTTCGACAGAGAGAAAGAAGATGTGGATTTCGGAAGGAGAGGGCCGTCAGGATTTTCAGCCTGCTCTACTGCACAGGATGTTACTCAAGGAATTGATGGCTCTTCCCTCTCCGCTATTGTTACTG GAGCATCAAGTGGCATTGGACAAGAAACCGCTAGAGTCCTGGCATTACGTGGTGTTGATGTAATTATGGCAGTGCGTAATGTGGAGAGCGGTAAAAAGGTCAAAGAAACAATACTCAAAGAGTCCCCTAAAGCTAAGATTGAGGTTATGGAGCTCGATCTTTCCTCTTTGGCATCCGTTAGGAAATTTGCATCCGAATATAACTCTTTGGGGCTTCCCTTAAACCTCCTCAT TAACAATGCAGGGGTTATGGCTACACCCTTCATGCTTTCACAAGACAATATTGAAATGCAATTTGCAACTAACCATCTAG GTCATTTTCTGTTAACAAATCTTCTACtggaaaatatgaaaaagacTGCAAATGAAAGTGGGAAAGAAGGAAGAATTGTCATTGTTTCATCAGAGGCCCATCGGTATACGTATCGTGAAGGCATCCGCTTTGACAAGATCAATGATAGTTCAAG TTACAATAGCATGTTGGCATATGGACAGTCCAAGCTGGCTAATGTATTGCACGCTAATGAACTTACAAGGCTGTTTCAG GAAGAAGGGGTTAAAATAACTGCCAATTCACTCCATCCAGGAGCAATCGCAACCAACCTTCTGCGGCATCATGGCATCATCGAGG GCCTAGTTAACTGGGTTGGTAAGTACttcatcaaaaacattcctcAG GGAGCAGCCACTACGTGCTATGTAGCTTTGCATCCAGAGGTTGAAGGCGTGAGTGGTAAGTACTTTTTAAACAGCAACGTTGGCCAACCGTCAAATCTTTCTTCAGATATTCAGCTGGCTAAGAAATTGTGGGACTTCAGCTTGAAAATGGCGAACTCTTAA